The DNA region CACACACTGCTGCCTCTGCCAAGAGCTGCGCACAATCAGGAGAAGTGTCTGTAGGCCAAACGAGAGGAAAGTGTGTGTCTGAATAtctgtgtgagagtgtgtctgtgtgtgtgagcgagagtgtgcatgtgtgtgagtatctgtgtgagtgtgtgtgagggtgtgtatATATGTGATTGTGTGGTGAGGaagagaatgtgtgtgtataagagTATCTTGTGAGTGTGTgacatgtgagtgtgtttgtgtgttctgtattagtgtgtgtgtgtgtttgtattcgGACCCTGTATTCCTTACGTTGTGAGGACCAAATGTAGTAGTAGAAACATGAGGAGAGGAGagcataaagatagctgtacaagagtgtgtgtgtgtgtgtgtgtgtgatagagatgGTGACCTGTGTTAGCCTCTGTCTGCTTTTGATTGCAGAAGTGTGTGATTTCTTCATCTTgtcagcagaaacacacacggGCCTGTTTTTCAAGAAGTGccctgactgtgtgtgtgtgtgtgtgtgtgtgtgtgcgtgcagatCGAGCGGCTGGAGGGTGCAGTGGCTCAGGCGACTCTGGCCTCTTTCGGTGCGGACGCGTCTCTGCTGTCCTCagaggaggtgtgtgtgtgtgtggacccaCAGCGcagccggtgtgtgtgtgtggacccgCAGCGCACGCGGCAGGCCCTGGCGCAGCTGCAGCAGAAGATCCTGAAGCTCACGGAGCAGCTGCGCATCGAGCAGGCGGCACGCGACGACAACGTGGCCGAGTACCTCAAACTGGCCAGCAATGCCAACGACAAACAGCAGAGCGCACGCATcaaacaggtacacacacacacacacacacacacacacacacacacacacacacattcataattcatcactcaccctcatgtcaatcCCCGCCGGGACTGTCATCTGCTTCTTTGTCCACATCTTCAGGTGTTTGAGAAGAAGAACCAGAAGTCTGCGGCGAGTATTGCGCAGCTGCAGCGTAAGCTAGAGCACTGCCACCGGCGGCTGCGGGATGTGGAGCACAGCGGGGTGCAGCGGCAGCCCAAAGACGTGCTGCGGGACATGCAGCAGAACCTGCGCGGCGTGATGACGGGGCTCAGCGGGGGCGTGGTCGACAGCGTCAGAGGCGTGGCCTCCAAACCACGCGAGATCGCCTCGCTGTTTCGCCACCGCTTCGGCAGCGCAGACAACATCAGCGCGCTGCGGGACGGGGCCGAGGATGTGGAGGACGGGGCCACGGGACGCTCACTGGGCTCCGCCACCGCACGCCTGCAGCACAGCCCGAAGTTCGGCAGCGAGGACGACTGCTCCAGCGCCACCTCGGGCTCCGCGGAGGCTCACTGCGGCCCCGGGGCCCCTGGAGGACCGCCCAGCTCCAGAGGGACCGGTGGGGGGCTGGAAGTGCTGCTGCAGGAGGTGCAGGAGCTGCAGGAGGTGCAGGCACAGCTGGAGGAGCAGCTGGAGGAGCTGAAGAGCAGCTGCAGGGAGGAGTGCGCAGTACTGATGCAGACACTGCAGGAGGACAGATTcaggtgcgcacacacacacacacacacacacacacacacacacacacacacatcattgccTCATATGAGCAGTATATCTGAGGTAACTTCATGTGGAGTATGTGCACTGTAAGGTAAAGCGAGCTGAGTAGTGTTAGTGAACAGTAGACACGGCTCTACCTCTGACCAACGGCACACACGAGCTGTAGTATGGAGACTGTTCAGCTCTTCAGAATCAGGCCTGCAGCAGATTTCTGGGTCGTGACCTCTCCATATTTGTGGCCTGAAATGGACTAAAATTAGACGTTTTTCCTCTTAAATGGTGAGGATGGAGACAGACATGCTTCTGCCCTAAATGTCCAGCTGGCAGTGCAGCGATTCTCTGATAATAACAGCACAGAAATAGCTGAAAATCAACATGTTCCCCTAAACTGAACATCCTGTCTCTGTTTACATGCCCTCATGCTGATTACAGCCTGACATCTCACTCTGTATTTCCCTCTCGTCCCGTCACACACTGCATCATAACACCTCAATGCTAATGTTCATATCGGCAGATATTGTAttaagaattaataataataatatgtgtaatGATGCGGCTCTCCTGAATATTATTCATTacctaaagcacacacacacacacacacacacacacacacacacacacacacacacacacacacacacacacacacacacacacacacacacacagtcactcatAAACATCACCACAGAGTCACACACTACTGCCTTAGACATtgaactgtgtgtttgtgtgtgtgtgtgtgtgtgtgtgtgtctgtgtgtgtgtctgtgtgtgtgtgtgtgtgtgtgtgtgtgtgtgtgtgtgtgtgtgtgtgtgtagatgtgagCGTCTAGAGGAGCAGGTGAATGACCTGACAGAGCTCCACCAGAATGAGATCCTGAACCTGAAGCAGGAGCTGGCCAGCATGGAGGAGAAGATTGCTTACCAGTCCAACGAGAGAGCCAGAgacctgcaggtgtgtgtgtgtgtgtgttaatgtagtTATTAGCAGTAGTTAATGGTTTGTACTGACCCAGTTGATACACTAAGCCCCTACTCTACACATTCATCCATAACCCGCCTAACTTCCCTCTATACCGTACCCCTAAACCCCCCTGTTAGATGCCTTTATCCCTAACCCCCCATCCTTAAGCAACCCCCTCGTTTAACACCTTCATCCCTTACCCCAGactctacatcaggggtcaccaatcttgttccaggaggtccggtgccctgtagggtttagctccatcttgcctcagcacacctgcctgggtgtttcaagtgtaCCTAGTAAGACCCTGAtcagtttgttcaggtgtgtttgatttgggttggacctataatctgcaggacaccggccctccaggaacaagtttggtgacccctgctctacaccTTCATCCGTAACCCCCCCCCTCCACTCTAAACCTTGAACTCTAACCTCCCTGCCCTACACTTTGAACCTTAACTCCCCCCCCATACATTTCCATCCCTAACCCCCCATACCTTCACCTGCAGCCCCCCACCTCTCGCTCTACTCCATCATCCCTAACTCATCCAGGTGATCCCCCCAGCGCATTaagaccagtgtgtgtgtgtgcaggaggcTCTGGAGGCGTGTCAGACGCGTGTCTCCAAGATGGagctccagcagcagcagcagcaggtggTGCAGCTGGAGGGTCTGGAGAACGCCACCGCCCGCACGCTGCTGGGCAAGCTGATGACGGTGCTGCTGGCGCTGATGGCGGTGCTGCTGGTGCTGGTGTCCGCCGTGGCCAACTGTGTGCTGCCGCTGATGAAGACCCGCAGCCGCTCCGTGTCCTCGCTCCTGCTGGTGCTGCTGCTCGCCGTGCTCTGGAGGAACTGGGACTCCTTTTCTGGACACACACACCGCTTTCTGCAGCCACTGCCGCGATGAGCAAACGCACTCTGACACACACGCGTTTGCACACTGCTCCTCTCCTGACTGCCTTTGGTGCATTGCTCCTGAATCAGACTAATATCAAGAGTACCTTTAATTCGGCTGGGGTGATGAATCAGTGCATTAGCGAACCCACAGATGATTCCGCTCCGATTCTGACATTTCTTTATGAATGCATCCGGATTCTCACGCGAATAGATTCTGAGATTACGTTTCACCTGCAGGTGGCGCTGTGCGCTTCACAAACAGCCAAACTCTGCTTAATTGTTGATAAAGTTAGCAAAGGTTTAAAGTTTGTGTGAAATCAAGGTTTGCTAGCACACGCTGATATTCTTCAGGTGAACGATTGATCCCTGATGTGAAGTAAAGCTTCTATAGTTTTGCTAATCTTCAGTCTGAGCATCTGCTTCTGTGTTTGGATCGGCTCCTTCTCTGGTGACGCTGATTTGACGCTTCAGCTACAacattcttagccacgcccctcttatcGTTAGTtggctatgagggaatgatgtgtaAAAAAGCCCTGCCCTCTACTCGATTTGGCACTGCTTGCTGCTTACAAACTAGCCAAAAAccagtctagagcgccatctgttctTAAACACTAGCCTACAGCGCCAGCTGAGATGTTGCTAGATCAAATAtggttgtggccggaagttaaggagaattatttatgttatttatgttatttaaattatattaacgtTTAGCCCTTCCCCAACACTAAACCTTGCTGTCACTGTACCGTAAAAACAGGAGTTATACTGAGTATTAATGATGCTATCTATTAAATGAcctaataaactgtatttttaatgcctacccccaccccaaccctaaacccaaccgtcacagtactgtaaacataataattattgttatacagtgtcatagaGAATGCTGCTAAATTGATGTGCATATCACACCGGCCGGCcatgtatcctatctagactttacccaccatctgctgttaaaacaagcctagagcgccacctgctgttaaacactagcctagagcgccctttgctgttaaactctagcctaaAGTGCCCTCTGCTGTTTaactctagcctagagctccctctgctgttaaaaatctagcctagagcttcctttgctgttaaactctagcctagagtgccctctgctgtttaactctagcctagagcgccatctgctgttaaaaaaatagcctagagcgc from Danio rerio strain Tuebingen ecotype United States chromosome 8, GRCz12tu, whole genome shotgun sequence includes:
- the tmcc1a gene encoding transmembrane and coiled-coil domains protein 1 isoform X2 — protein: MHWEQILRGKRNDKIERLEGAVAQATLASFGADASLLSSEEVCVCVDPQRSRCVCVDPQRTRQALAQLQQKILKLTEQLRIEQAARDDNVAEYLKLASNANDKQQSARIKQVFEKKNQKSAASIAQLQRKLEHCHRRLRDVEHSGVQRQPKDVLRDMQQNLRGVMTGLSGGVVDSVRGVASKPREIASLFRHRFGSADNISALRDGAEDVEDGATGRSLGSATARLQHSPKFGSEDDCSSATSGSAEAHCGPGAPGGPPSSRGTGGGLEVLLQEVQELQEVQAQLEEQLEELKSSCREECAVLMQTLQEDRFRCERLEEQVNDLTELHQNEILNLKQELASMEEKIAYQSNERARDLQEALEACQTRVSKMELQQQQQQVVQLEGLENATARTLLGKLMTVLLALMAVLLVLVSAVANCVLPLMKTRSRSVSSLLLVLLLAVLWRNWDSFSGHTHRFLQPLPR
- the tmcc1a gene encoding transmembrane and coiled-coil domains protein 1 isoform X1, whose protein sequence is MFAGSMISPMDVILNLITPDPSPSTSPTGTIERLEGAVAQATLASFGADASLLSSEEVCVCVDPQRSRCVCVDPQRTRQALAQLQQKILKLTEQLRIEQAARDDNVAEYLKLASNANDKQQSARIKQVFEKKNQKSAASIAQLQRKLEHCHRRLRDVEHSGVQRQPKDVLRDMQQNLRGVMTGLSGGVVDSVRGVASKPREIASLFRHRFGSADNISALRDGAEDVEDGATGRSLGSATARLQHSPKFGSEDDCSSATSGSAEAHCGPGAPGGPPSSRGTGGGLEVLLQEVQELQEVQAQLEEQLEELKSSCREECAVLMQTLQEDRFRCERLEEQVNDLTELHQNEILNLKQELASMEEKIAYQSNERARDLQEALEACQTRVSKMELQQQQQQVVQLEGLENATARTLLGKLMTVLLALMAVLLVLVSAVANCVLPLMKTRSRSVSSLLLVLLLAVLWRNWDSFSGHTHRFLQPLPR
- the tmcc1a gene encoding transmembrane and coiled-coil domains protein 1 isoform X3, translated to MVQRFSLRRQYSQIERLEGAVAQATLASFGADASLLSSEEVCVCVDPQRSRCVCVDPQRTRQALAQLQQKILKLTEQLRIEQAARDDNVAEYLKLASNANDKQQSARIKQVFEKKNQKSAASIAQLQRKLEHCHRRLRDVEHSGVQRQPKDVLRDMQQNLRGVMTGLSGGVVDSVRGVASKPREIASLFRHRFGSADNISALRDGAEDVEDGATGRSLGSATARLQHSPKFGSEDDCSSATSGSAEAHCGPGAPGGPPSSRGTGGGLEVLLQEVQELQEVQAQLEEQLEELKSSCREECAVLMQTLQEDRFRCERLEEQVNDLTELHQNEILNLKQELASMEEKIAYQSNERARDLQEALEACQTRVSKMELQQQQQQVVQLEGLENATARTLLGKLMTVLLALMAVLLVLVSAVANCVLPLMKTRSRSVSSLLLVLLLAVLWRNWDSFSGHTHRFLQPLPR
- the tmcc1a gene encoding transmembrane and coiled-coil domains protein 1 isoform X4, producing MQQNLRGVMTGLSGGVVDSVRGVASKPREIASLFRHRFGSADNISALRDGAEDVEDGATGRSLGSATARLQHSPKFGSEDDCSSATSGSAEAHCGPGAPGGPPSSRGTGGGLEVLLQEVQELQEVQAQLEEQLEELKSSCREECAVLMQTLQEDRFRCERLEEQVNDLTELHQNEILNLKQELASMEEKIAYQSNERARDLQEALEACQTRVSKMELQQQQQQVVQLEGLENATARTLLGKLMTVLLALMAVLLVLVSAVANCVLPLMKTRSRSVSSLLLVLLLAVLWRNWDSFSGHTHRFLQPLPR